The following are encoded in a window of Arthrobacter antioxidans genomic DNA:
- a CDS encoding class I SAM-dependent methyltransferase, with protein sequence MPDAVFDHPRVARVYDPLDPDRSDLDTYLDLVDEFGATAVLDVGCGTGTFCSLLAGRGIQGLGVDPAGASVAVARTKAGADRTTWIVGTAVDVAVDPAHRRHFDLATMTANVAQVFLDDEEWLATLRAIRACLRPGGRVAFESRVPSDRAWERWTKELTHRVVEVDGEGPVEDWVQLTRVEGEFVTFESPTIFLADGERIESTSTLRFRAQDAFHHSLSEAGFGRIEVRDLPYAPGRGWLIVARA encoded by the coding sequence ATGCCTGACGCTGTCTTCGATCACCCTCGTGTGGCCCGCGTCTACGACCCGCTCGATCCCGACCGCAGCGATCTGGACACCTACCTGGACCTTGTCGACGAGTTCGGGGCCACCGCGGTCCTGGACGTCGGGTGCGGTACGGGGACCTTCTGCTCCCTCCTGGCAGGGCGCGGCATACAGGGGCTGGGCGTCGACCCCGCTGGAGCATCCGTCGCCGTCGCCCGGACCAAAGCCGGCGCCGACCGGACGACGTGGATCGTCGGGACCGCCGTGGACGTGGCAGTTGATCCTGCGCACCGACGCCACTTCGACCTGGCCACGATGACCGCCAATGTCGCTCAGGTCTTTCTCGACGACGAGGAGTGGCTCGCGACCTTGCGGGCGATTCGGGCATGTCTGCGCCCGGGTGGGCGCGTGGCGTTCGAGAGCCGTGTGCCTTCCGATCGAGCCTGGGAGCGGTGGACGAAGGAGCTCACCCATCGGGTGGTCGAGGTGGACGGCGAAGGGCCTGTGGAGGACTGGGTGCAACTGACCCGGGTCGAGGGGGAGTTCGTGACGTTCGAATCCCCGACCATCTTCCTGGCTGATGGTGAACGCATCGAGTCCACCTCCACCCTGCGCTTCCGCGCGCAGGATGCCTTCCACCACTCGTTGTCGGAAGCGGGCTTCGGCCGGATCGAGGTTCGCGACCTTCCCTACGCACCCGGTCGGGGATGGCTCATCGTCGCGCGGGCCTGA
- a CDS encoding DUF4129 domain-containing protein, giving the protein MGTPAGPTRVPTVMTLIVLVLVVLAAAFVGDFSADPVADPQDSSPRPVQSAAPTETTTAPPLPDGERIVVEGGTLAATALVLLMLALALLTRFLLRFRGRHGPDGDPPQRTELQHPATVALVTVALPEWAAASRAALVSGGSTSDTIIRCWLELERVCAEAGVGRTPPQTTSDFASTVAVTLDLPPLPLASLNHLYQRARFGQAGRNPAADPLGPADRHAAAASVDDLARSLAARARQPGVRP; this is encoded by the coding sequence GTGGGGACACCAGCCGGACCCACGCGCGTCCCCACCGTGATGACCCTGATCGTCCTCGTCCTCGTGGTGCTCGCGGCCGCTTTCGTCGGCGACTTCTCCGCCGACCCCGTCGCGGACCCGCAGGACAGCTCCCCCCGACCGGTGCAGTCCGCCGCACCGACCGAGACGACCACGGCACCACCCCTGCCCGACGGCGAGCGCATCGTCGTCGAGGGCGGCACCCTGGCCGCCACCGCCCTGGTCCTCCTCATGCTCGCGCTGGCCCTCCTGACGCGGTTCCTGCTGCGGTTCCGCGGCCGGCACGGGCCCGATGGGGATCCCCCGCAGCGCACCGAGCTGCAACACCCCGCCACCGTCGCCCTGGTGACCGTGGCCCTGCCGGAGTGGGCGGCGGCGTCGCGTGCCGCGCTGGTGAGCGGCGGCAGCACCTCCGACACGATCATCCGGTGCTGGCTCGAACTCGAGCGCGTCTGCGCCGAGGCGGGCGTCGGCCGCACGCCCCCGCAGACGACGTCGGACTTCGCCTCCACGGTGGCGGTCACCCTCGATCTTCCTCCCCTGCCGCTGGCCTCCCTCAACCACCTGTACCAGCGCGCCCGCTTCGGGCAGGCCGGCCGGAACCCCGCCGCCGATCCCCTCGGCCCCGCCGACCGCCACGCGGCGGCGGCGAGTGTGGACGACCTGGCACGCTCCCTCGCCGCACGCGCCCGGCAGCCGGGCGTCCGGCCGTGA
- a CDS encoding HAD family hydrolase, producing the protein MPEIVIPAGIRGVVFDVGETLVDESRTWTSLARQAGVTPFTLMGLLGALAARDEDHRGVWDLVGVERPVEPSLIDHVDLYPDALDCLRAVSDAGLVVGIAGNQPRGVEVQLRDVGFDADFIASSAAWGVAKPSADFFSRIILDAQLDAREILYVGDRLDNDILPARRAGMRTAFIRRGPWGYLHAQRAEVEVADVRIESLAELTTAFT; encoded by the coding sequence ATGCCGGAAATCGTGATCCCTGCCGGAATCCGCGGGGTGGTGTTCGACGTCGGAGAGACGTTGGTCGATGAGTCCCGTACGTGGACGAGCCTGGCCCGACAAGCGGGAGTGACACCGTTCACGCTGATGGGACTCCTGGGTGCGCTGGCCGCCCGGGACGAGGACCACCGTGGGGTGTGGGACCTGGTGGGGGTCGAGCGCCCGGTCGAGCCTTCCCTGATCGATCACGTCGACCTGTACCCGGACGCACTCGATTGTCTGCGCGCTGTCAGCGACGCGGGTCTTGTGGTGGGGATCGCCGGGAACCAGCCGCGTGGTGTCGAGGTCCAGTTGCGGGATGTCGGTTTCGACGCGGACTTCATCGCTTCGTCGGCCGCCTGGGGGGTAGCCAAGCCCTCGGCGGACTTCTTCTCCCGGATCATTCTGGACGCACAGCTCGATGCCCGCGAGATCCTGTACGTCGGAGATCGGTTGGACAACGACATTCTGCCTGCGCGTCGGGCCGGTATGCGGACCGCCTTCATCCGCCGTGGCCCCTGGGGATACCTTCACGCGCAACGCGCGGAGGTCGAGGTGGCTGACGTGCGCATCGAGTCCCTCGCCGAACTGACGACGGCGTTCACCTGA
- a CDS encoding DUF58 domain-containing protein, giving the protein MGRTDAARSPVWALAVIITLLCVVAGLVSGRPDTVALAAPFAVLALAGRAGPIAGSACAVRIAPDRRTEARGPRLRLLLAPREADSVPDAERLVVTTLAAPGCPPDAVVLLAGEECPLLVDAPPSGERDVLAYGAAGFGADLARPSAFAAAPPVRVSILPPIGATLTRPVSRRLTGLAGTHRSGRPGDGGELRSVAPLQPGDALRRIDWRATARRSTDQDRLLVRRSFADAEASVLLVVDQAQDLPSSTADWFAAAPQRLATGSLHVARTAAATVAASYLSVGDRVGLDDLSGTRRALRSAAGARHLEQIRVRLAGTAVVPRRRRRRDPVPPQGAVVVVFSAFLDAEPARLLRLWHSQGHVVAGIDCMPPLDRTETTAAQAGAVRFTLLRRRLLLEGLQDDGIAVIAGATADAQLTHRRADAPDRADGLGAPSGPDLDTGFRLLARHTERRAGQGSGRRMP; this is encoded by the coding sequence GTGGGTAGGACCGACGCCGCCCGGTCCCCCGTCTGGGCGCTCGCGGTCATCATCACGCTCCTCTGCGTGGTGGCAGGCCTGGTCTCCGGTCGCCCGGACACCGTGGCGCTCGCCGCACCGTTCGCCGTCCTCGCGCTCGCCGGGCGCGCAGGGCCGATAGCCGGGAGCGCCTGCGCGGTGCGCATCGCCCCGGACAGACGGACGGAGGCCCGGGGCCCGCGCCTGCGGCTGCTGCTCGCCCCGCGGGAGGCCGACAGTGTGCCGGACGCGGAACGCCTGGTCGTCACCACCCTGGCCGCCCCGGGGTGCCCTCCGGACGCCGTCGTCCTGCTGGCCGGCGAGGAGTGCCCGTTGCTGGTGGACGCGCCGCCCTCCGGTGAACGGGACGTCCTCGCCTACGGCGCCGCGGGTTTCGGCGCCGATCTCGCCCGGCCCTCGGCGTTCGCGGCGGCGCCGCCGGTGCGCGTGAGCATCCTGCCGCCGATCGGCGCGACGCTCACCCGCCCGGTCTCCCGGCGGCTCACGGGCCTGGCCGGGACGCATCGGTCCGGGCGCCCGGGCGACGGCGGCGAGTTGCGCTCCGTCGCCCCCCTGCAGCCCGGGGACGCGCTGCGGAGGATCGACTGGCGTGCCACGGCCCGCCGGTCCACCGACCAGGACCGGCTCTTGGTGCGGCGCAGCTTCGCGGACGCGGAGGCCTCGGTCCTCCTCGTCGTCGACCAGGCCCAGGACCTGCCGTCCTCGACCGCCGACTGGTTCGCCGCGGCTCCTCAACGCCTGGCGACCGGATCGCTGCACGTGGCACGGACGGCCGCAGCGACGGTCGCGGCCTCCTACCTCTCCGTCGGTGACCGCGTGGGCCTCGACGACCTGTCCGGCACGCGGCGCGCCCTGCGCTCGGCGGCCGGAGCACGCCATCTCGAACAGATCCGGGTCCGGCTTGCGGGCACGGCCGTGGTGCCGCGACGGCGGCGCCGGAGGGATCCCGTGCCGCCGCAGGGCGCCGTCGTCGTCGTGTTCTCCGCCTTCCTGGACGCCGAACCCGCACGGCTGCTCCGTCTCTGGCACTCGCAGGGGCACGTGGTGGCAGGTATCGACTGCATGCCGCCACTGGACCGGACGGAGACCACGGCGGCGCAGGCCGGGGCGGTGCGGTTCACGCTCCTGCGGCGTCGCCTGCTGCTCGAGGGCCTGCAGGACGACGGCATCGCCGTGATCGCCGGGGCGACCGCCGACGCGCAGCTCACACACCGACGCGCCGACGCGCCTGACCGGGCGGACGGTCTCGGCGCTCCCTCCGGGCCGGACCTCGACACCGGGTTCAGGCTGCTGGCGCGCCACACCGAACGGCGTGCAGGCCAGGGCTCCGGCCGGAGGATGCCATGA
- a CDS encoding GNAT family N-acetyltransferase, whose translation MAVLSAPSVTWHGSWLTAHLEWGPGQHEDGFGLLPGDEVRSVVGFTSWVKRLSLDKQCTYWWITEGDEVLGGIALRHGSHPLVSRAGHLGYGIRPTARRRGLASWALGRVVEEAHRLGMDEVLAVCEADNTASAKTLERLGGVLEDAPTGSRVLRYRMRTIPTGA comes from the coding sequence ATGGCCGTTCTGAGTGCCCCTTCGGTGACGTGGCACGGCTCCTGGCTGACAGCGCACCTGGAGTGGGGCCCGGGTCAGCACGAAGACGGCTTCGGACTCCTGCCCGGTGACGAGGTCCGATCCGTCGTCGGCTTCACGTCCTGGGTGAAGCGGCTCTCCCTCGACAAGCAGTGCACCTACTGGTGGATCACCGAGGGTGATGAGGTTCTCGGTGGGATCGCGCTCCGGCACGGATCTCACCCGCTCGTGTCCCGAGCTGGACATCTCGGCTACGGGATCCGCCCAACAGCTCGACGCCGGGGGTTGGCCTCCTGGGCACTCGGTCGCGTCGTGGAGGAAGCCCATCGGCTCGGGATGGACGAGGTGCTGGCTGTCTGCGAGGCTGACAACACCGCGTCGGCGAAGACCCTCGAACGCCTCGGTGGAGTGCTGGAGGACGCGCCCACGGGCAGCCGGGTCCTTCGGTACCGGATGCGGACCATCCCGACGGGCGCGTAG
- a CDS encoding GrpB family protein, with amino-acid sequence MCRRRSGDRPGRLPIISIEHVGSTAVPGLPAKPILDIDIIVRRDVVPPAIEALERAGYAHRGDLGVTDREAFAAPDETPARNVYLCVTGTLHLRNHLAVRAALRADPALRDRYGAVKRQLAGEPDMDIHRYIAGKSAVLQDILAVSDLTPEEKSEIHELNTRR; translated from the coding sequence GTGTGTCGCCGACGCTCTGGGGACCGTCCTGGCAGGCTCCCGATCATCTCGATCGAGCACGTCGGCTCGACGGCGGTCCCGGGTCTACCGGCCAAGCCCATCCTCGACATCGACATCATCGTTCGGCGCGACGTCGTTCCTCCCGCCATCGAAGCGCTCGAACGCGCGGGCTACGCACACCGTGGAGACCTCGGAGTAACGGACCGCGAAGCCTTCGCGGCACCCGATGAGACACCGGCCCGCAACGTCTACCTGTGCGTGACCGGCACCCTGCACCTTCGCAACCACCTGGCCGTACGGGCGGCGCTCCGCGCGGACCCCGCCCTCCGGGACCGGTACGGCGCGGTGAAACGACAGCTGGCAGGCGAACCGGATATGGACATCCACCGCTACATCGCCGGCAAGTCCGCCGTGCTGCAGGACATCCTGGCCGTCTCGGATCTCACGCCCGAGGAGAAGAGTGAGATCCACGAGCTGAATACGCGACGGTGA
- a CDS encoding AAA family ATPase, producing MTDPESHPPSADPGAVLTGPDVGPGPDQLDAARVGRDVLARAGTVVVGAEGALRLALAAVLAGGHVLFEDLPGLGKTLAAKTLAQALGLDFRRLQFTPDLLPSDVTGSSIFNPATREFEFKPGPIFAGLFLADEINRTSPKTQSALLEAMAEAQVSAEGATLPLQRPFHVFATSNPIEFEGTYPLPEAQLDRFMVRLRFGYPGPGGEQDIIARRITRRQEETRVAKVTTAEGLLRLQAAVESVGVDDDVIDYAVRLTAATRTHPAVEVGASPRGSQALVLLGRALAVLDGRTFVLPEDVKEGAEAVLAHRLTLTPSSWAQGVATEKVVRDVLAEVPTPPTVPRG from the coding sequence ATGACCGACCCCGAGTCCCACCCGCCGAGCGCCGACCCCGGCGCGGTCCTGACGGGCCCGGACGTCGGGCCGGGCCCGGACCAGCTCGACGCCGCCCGCGTGGGCCGTGACGTCCTCGCCCGTGCGGGGACCGTCGTCGTCGGCGCCGAAGGAGCCCTGCGTCTGGCCCTCGCAGCCGTGCTCGCAGGAGGTCACGTCCTGTTCGAGGACCTGCCCGGCCTCGGGAAGACCCTCGCGGCCAAGACCCTCGCCCAGGCGCTGGGGCTCGACTTCCGACGCCTGCAGTTCACACCGGACCTCCTGCCCTCGGACGTGACCGGCTCGTCCATCTTCAATCCGGCCACGCGGGAGTTCGAGTTCAAGCCCGGCCCCATCTTCGCGGGCCTGTTCCTCGCCGACGAGATCAACAGGACGTCCCCGAAGACCCAGTCCGCGCTCCTCGAAGCCATGGCCGAGGCGCAGGTGTCCGCCGAAGGCGCCACCCTGCCGCTCCAGCGCCCCTTCCATGTGTTCGCCACCTCCAACCCCATCGAGTTCGAGGGCACCTACCCGTTGCCCGAGGCGCAGCTGGACCGCTTCATGGTCCGCCTGCGCTTCGGGTACCCCGGCCCGGGAGGCGAACAGGACATCATCGCGCGACGCATCACGCGGCGGCAGGAGGAGACGCGGGTCGCGAAGGTGACCACGGCCGAGGGGCTGCTGCGCCTCCAGGCCGCCGTCGAATCCGTCGGGGTGGACGACGACGTCATCGACTACGCGGTCCGGCTCACCGCAGCAACGCGGACCCACCCGGCGGTCGAGGTAGGCGCGTCGCCCCGCGGGTCGCAGGCGCTGGTCCTGCTCGGCCGCGCGCTCGCGGTCCTCGACGGGCGCACCTTCGTACTGCCCGAGGACGTGAAGGAGGGCGCCGAGGCCGTCCTCGCGCACCGGCTGACGCTGACGCCCTCGTCCTGGGCGCAGGGCGTGGCGACGGAGAAGGTGGTGCGGGACGTGCTGGCCGAGGTGCCCACCCCGCCGACCGTGCCCCGTGGGTAG
- a CDS encoding maleylpyruvate isomerase family mycothiol-dependent enzyme, with product MPSRPSAAVWPAVHIERDILIRELESLTPEQWAQPSLCPGWDIHDVVAHLVDSAKTTRLGFLRQLIAARFDFDRHNANGITRERASTPEATLAEFRRVRDATRTPPAAPATRLVEAIVHGEDIRRPLGLPRSYPSGSIDVALRYQLRTGISMGGGKERAAGFRLRASDSGVGHGSGPEVEGTSLVLLMAISGRPVDTEDFRGEGAATFVRSLEQAPR from the coding sequence ATGCCTTCCCGACCTTCGGCCGCGGTGTGGCCGGCTGTGCACATCGAACGGGACATCCTGATCAGGGAACTCGAGTCGCTCACCCCGGAGCAATGGGCACAGCCCTCGCTCTGCCCCGGTTGGGACATTCACGACGTCGTCGCTCATCTCGTGGATTCCGCGAAGACAACCCGCCTCGGTTTCCTCCGTCAATTGATCGCCGCGAGGTTCGATTTCGACAGACACAACGCGAACGGCATCACCAGGGAACGTGCCTCGACCCCGGAAGCGACCCTGGCCGAGTTCCGCCGCGTACGCGATGCAACCAGGACGCCGCCTGCTGCTCCAGCAACCCGACTCGTCGAAGCGATCGTGCACGGTGAGGACATTCGCCGTCCGCTGGGGCTTCCGCGCTCCTACCCGAGTGGGTCGATCGACGTGGCCCTGCGTTATCAGCTCAGAACCGGCATCTCCATGGGCGGCGGCAAGGAACGCGCCGCTGGATTCCGTCTGCGGGCTTCCGATTCGGGGGTCGGGCACGGTTCCGGTCCAGAGGTCGAAGGAACCTCGTTGGTACTGCTCATGGCCATCTCGGGTCGCCCCGTCGATACGGAAGATTTCCGGGGTGAGGGTGCCGCCACATTCGTACGATCGCTGGAACAGGCACCCCGATGA
- a CDS encoding isochorismatase family protein — protein sequence MTTPSRALVLVDVQQQYFGGLLEIQYPPHAQSLPRITAAIDAATAAGIPIVVVQHSSGEGAPVFAPGTPEFELHPEIERRRAGTWKSIVKQYGSVYADTDLTRWLRGHDVDTVTLAGYMTNNCILGSAVEAEAIGFTTEILSDATGAINIANDAGSADARTVHTTLLALLNSNWASVGSTDSWIAALTAHRPLPGSDLGTSAAAGAALAGHL from the coding sequence ATGACCACACCCAGCCGCGCCCTCGTCCTCGTCGATGTCCAACAGCAGTACTTCGGGGGGCTGCTGGAGATCCAGTACCCGCCGCACGCGCAGTCCCTCCCGCGGATCACGGCAGCCATCGATGCGGCCACCGCCGCCGGCATCCCGATCGTGGTCGTCCAGCACAGTTCAGGTGAGGGAGCCCCCGTCTTCGCCCCGGGCACGCCCGAGTTCGAGCTCCACCCCGAGATCGAGCGCCGCCGCGCCGGGACCTGGAAGAGCATCGTGAAGCAGTACGGGTCGGTCTACGCCGACACGGACCTCACCCGATGGTTGCGCGGTCACGACGTCGACACCGTGACCCTCGCGGGCTACATGACCAACAACTGCATCCTCGGGTCCGCCGTCGAAGCAGAAGCCATCGGTTTCACCACGGAAATCCTCTCCGATGCCACGGGGGCGATCAACATCGCGAACGACGCCGGTTCTGCCGACGCCAGGACCGTACACACGACCCTGCTCGCACTGTTGAACTCGAACTGGGCCTCCGTCGGCTCCACGGACTCATGGATCGCGGCCCTCACCGCACACCGACCTCTTCCCGGCAGCGATCTGGGCACCTCCGCCGCTGCTGGAGCAGCACTCGCCGGCCATCTCTGA
- a CDS encoding helix-turn-helix transcriptional regulator, translated as MIETSARLLQLLSLLQLRREWTGPALAQRMAVTERTVRRDIGKLRTLGYPINASPGVAGGYQLGAGAQLPPLLLDDDEALAVAIGLTAVTASPVSGVGEASVRALTKLEQVLPPRLRPRFAGLRSAVTRMAAASTPVNPEILTALSAAITERRSVAFRYDRHDGESSRRVVEPYRLVDTGRRWYLVAFDRTREDWRTFRVDRCRSVPVARDRFVPRPLPAADLAVYVQESITRSPFSYDAVIRFHAPLQELAARVPPSTGTLEADGEHHTLLRAGFDSLDFPLAYLASWDIDFEVLEPAAMRDRAAVVADRLRRAGEVAGAAAQGPPHDDGGPGSSPR; from the coding sequence ATGATCGAGACGTCGGCGCGCCTGCTGCAGCTCCTCTCGCTCCTCCAGCTCCGGCGCGAATGGACGGGACCCGCCCTCGCACAGCGGATGGCGGTCACGGAGCGCACGGTCCGGCGTGACATCGGCAAGCTGCGCACGCTCGGCTACCCGATCAACGCCTCCCCGGGGGTGGCGGGCGGGTACCAGCTCGGCGCCGGGGCCCAACTGCCGCCCCTCCTGCTCGACGACGACGAGGCGCTCGCCGTCGCGATCGGCCTGACCGCGGTGACGGCCAGCCCGGTCTCCGGCGTCGGGGAAGCCTCCGTCCGCGCGCTCACCAAGCTCGAACAGGTCCTGCCGCCCCGGCTGAGGCCCCGGTTCGCGGGGCTGCGTTCCGCGGTGACCCGCATGGCCGCGGCCAGCACGCCGGTGAACCCGGAGATCCTGACCGCCCTCTCCGCGGCCATCACCGAGCGCCGCAGCGTCGCGTTCCGCTACGACCGGCACGACGGCGAGTCCTCCCGGCGCGTCGTCGAACCGTACCGGCTCGTGGACACGGGCCGCCGGTGGTACCTGGTGGCCTTCGACCGCACGCGGGAGGACTGGCGGACGTTCCGCGTGGACCGGTGCCGGAGCGTGCCGGTGGCACGGGACCGCTTCGTGCCCCGCCCCCTGCCCGCAGCCGACCTCGCGGTCTACGTGCAGGAGTCCATCACACGCTCGCCCTTTTCCTACGACGCCGTCATCCGGTTCCACGCACCCCTGCAGGAGCTGGCAGCGCGCGTCCCACCGAGCACGGGCACCCTCGAGGCCGACGGCGAGCACCACACGCTCCTGAGGGCGGGCTTCGACTCCCTCGACTTCCCGCTGGCCTACCTGGCGAGCTGGGACATCGACTTCGAGGTCCTCGAACCGGCCGCCATGCGCGATCGCGCCGCCGTCGTCGCCGACCGGCTCCGCCGGGCAGGAGAGGTCGCAGGGGCGGCAGCGCAGGGCCCACCCCACGACGACGGCGGGCCCGGCTCCAGCCCTCGGTGA